From a region of the Pseudoxanthomonas sp. X-1 genome:
- a CDS encoding ATP-binding protein, translating into MRRAPGMFAQLALVIALVLAGAGVLAVVLGRELAVAPAADQLVRAMRGFAGLAEELDRTSGHAATLGYLRQAGMDVRDTAPATDARGFAPFLRGLRQRAARALGSDRAVVLSRDGEGDRLWMQLRTSPRLWISFGAKPARGSRRFTMALLLGCVGLTWLAAAYCAQRLVGPLRQLAQAAPGLVRGEAPRLDVRGPREVRELADALEQASEDVRSAADERALMLAGISHDLRTPLTRVQFATALLPETDPTLRAGIDRDIAEIDAILSQFIAYARDGRDEAAEPMDLAQVCREVLDAAGGPWEVQCPEAAPLRGRPIALRRALENLVANAQRHGAAPFALRLVGTGDGAWQVTVCDHGPGMDAAQAQRALQPFVHDPAGGGSGLGLAIVDRVARQHGGALQLLPNPPRGLRAVLRLRGA; encoded by the coding sequence GTGAGGCGCGCGCCGGGGATGTTCGCCCAGCTGGCGCTGGTCATCGCCCTGGTGCTGGCCGGCGCCGGCGTGCTGGCCGTGGTGCTGGGGCGCGAACTGGCCGTCGCCCCGGCCGCCGACCAGCTGGTGCGGGCCATGCGCGGCTTCGCCGGCCTGGCCGAGGAACTGGATCGCACCAGCGGCCATGCCGCGACCCTGGGCTACCTGCGGCAGGCCGGGATGGACGTGCGCGACACCGCGCCGGCGACCGATGCGCGGGGGTTCGCGCCGTTCCTGCGCGGCCTGCGCCAGCGCGCGGCGCGCGCGCTGGGGAGCGACCGTGCCGTCGTGCTGTCGCGCGACGGCGAAGGCGACCGGCTGTGGATGCAGCTGCGCACCAGCCCAAGGCTGTGGATCTCCTTCGGCGCCAAGCCGGCGCGCGGCAGCCGGCGGTTCACCATGGCCCTGCTGCTGGGCTGCGTCGGCCTGACCTGGCTGGCGGCGGCGTACTGCGCCCAGCGCCTGGTCGGCCCGCTGCGCCAGCTGGCCCAGGCCGCGCCCGGGCTGGTGCGCGGCGAGGCGCCGCGGCTGGACGTGCGCGGCCCGCGCGAGGTGCGCGAACTGGCCGACGCGCTGGAGCAGGCCAGCGAGGACGTGCGCAGCGCCGCCGACGAGCGCGCGCTGATGCTGGCCGGCATCTCGCACGATCTGCGCACGCCGCTGACCCGGGTGCAGTTCGCCACCGCGCTGCTGCCCGAGACCGATCCGACGCTGCGGGCCGGCATCGACCGCGACATCGCCGAGATCGACGCGATCCTGTCGCAGTTCATCGCCTACGCCCGCGACGGCCGCGACGAGGCGGCCGAGCCGATGGACCTGGCCCAGGTCTGCCGCGAGGTGCTCGATGCCGCGGGCGGGCCATGGGAGGTGCAGTGCCCGGAGGCCGCGCCGCTGCGCGGGCGGCCCATCGCCCTGCGCCGCGCGCTGGAAAACCTGGTGGCCAACGCGCAGCGGCATGGCGCCGCGCCGTTCGCACTGCGCCTGGTCGGCACCGGCGATGGCGCCTGGCAGGTCACCGTGTGCGACCACGGCCCGGGCATGGACGCGGCGCAGGCGCAGCGCGCGCTGCAGCCGTTCGTGCACGACCCGGCCGGTGGCGGCAGCGGGCTGGGCCTGGCCATCGTCGACCGCGTGGCGCGCCAGCACGGTGGCGCGCTGCAGCTGCTGCCCAATCCGCCGCGCGGCCTGCGCGCGGTCCTGCGCCTGCGCGGCGCCTGA
- a CDS encoding alpha/beta hydrolase — protein MRVRSACCALLLCLPLLACAQSRGERLRHLLGQRQADASQSQSLPPGARVLREVAYGHDPAQRYDVYAPPGAHGLPIIAMVHGGGWSNGDKDNPGLATPKAAYWLPRGYVLVSINYRMLPDADPALQARDVAAAVAHLQQHARDWGGDPTRTVLMGHSAGAHLVALLGADVAALAQAGAQRPRAVIALDSAAMNVVQIMQARHFPLYDRAFGDDPRSWSAVSPWHHLSRDSLPMLAVCSSRREDSCAQARGLAQRARTFGVAVQVLPEDLSHMQINRSLGEPSDYTRAVDAYLAGAVK, from the coding sequence ATGCGTGTCCGCTCCGCCTGCTGTGCCCTGCTGCTGTGCCTCCCGCTGCTGGCCTGCGCACAGTCGCGCGGCGAACGCCTGCGCCACCTGCTCGGCCAGCGCCAGGCCGATGCCAGCCAAAGCCAATCGCTGCCGCCCGGCGCGCGCGTGCTGCGCGAGGTCGCCTACGGCCACGATCCGGCGCAGCGCTACGACGTGTATGCGCCGCCCGGCGCGCACGGCCTGCCGATCATCGCGATGGTCCACGGCGGCGGCTGGAGCAACGGCGACAAGGACAACCCGGGCCTGGCCACGCCGAAGGCGGCGTACTGGCTGCCGCGCGGCTACGTGCTGGTGTCGATCAACTACCGCATGCTGCCCGATGCCGATCCGGCGCTGCAGGCGCGCGACGTGGCCGCGGCCGTCGCCCATCTGCAGCAGCACGCGCGGGACTGGGGCGGCGATCCGACGCGCACGGTGCTGATGGGGCATTCGGCCGGCGCGCACCTGGTCGCGCTGCTCGGCGCCGATGTGGCGGCGCTGGCCCAGGCCGGCGCGCAGCGCCCGCGGGCGGTGATCGCCCTGGACAGCGCGGCCATGAATGTCGTGCAGATCATGCAGGCGCGCCACTTCCCGCTGTACGACCGTGCCTTCGGCGACGATCCCCGGAGCTGGAGCGCGGTTTCGCCCTGGCATCACCTCTCGCGCGATTCGCTGCCGATGCTGGCGGTGTGCTCGTCGCGGCGCGAGGACAGCTGCGCGCAGGCCCGCGGCCTGGCGCAGCGCGCGCGGACCTTCGGTGTCGCCGTCCAGGTGCTGCCCGAGGACCTGTCGCACATGCAGATCAACCGGTCGCTGGGCGAGCCTTCCGACTACACCCGCGCGGTCGATGCGTATCTGGCCGGCGCGGTGAAGTAA
- a CDS encoding TonB-dependent siderophore receptor, giving the protein MSAAVLRASTAPTHSPLAAALLLGLGLCASPAHAAGGESAEEQARRHTPKTLDNVRVTGARAEPSTTTRLPISIQDTPQSVSVIGLQRLEDESMFSINDVMRNITGVNVSFWDTQRPLYFARGFQITDFQVDSLPTYSGSTNQEYDTAFYDRIEVIRGANGLLSGAGIPSATVNLLRKRPGRDFDAAVTASVGSWDFRRAQADVNLPLTKDGRFRSRWVGAWTDRDYYYDRYEENKKAGMAVLEGDLTDSTTVTVGYQIQDNNPTGSTWGTVPFFTADGASAHLSRSTNFSPAWTRWQRQTRTAFANLEQRFGEDWLLRVNSAHTKGQVQSLRVYGSGYPDPVTGAGTYLQASAGETNDTRDALDVYLSGKFALFGRTHDVVVGGSWQDLQSTTPGVALVYPSDWQMIATPYGDAMGFNVPDLYDWDGSAGALTYRRTGAWRQARTTQRGVYASARLRLAEPLSLIAGARLSSWETRTRAYNAAGAYAGTSGRYKVSDEVTPYVGLVYDLAPDVSLYASYTEIFNPQNYKDRNDNLLAPVQGSNLEAGLKAQLFDGRAMATAAVFEAKQDNYAVLDTTQPPNSLPDGSSAYIGVNGTKSRGWEVDFNGELLPGWTLNAGYTHVKVTRAPTDAIYANLPEDYLQLSTQWRLPGRWDRLSLGGGVSWQSKVQGFNIERPNGDGSTTPVTVTQGAYTLVHLNANLRINAQWTATLSVRNALDKTYWANLDYNNYGEPRFVSASLRWRF; this is encoded by the coding sequence ATGTCCGCTGCCGTTCTCCGCGCTTCCACCGCGCCGACCCACTCCCCGCTCGCCGCGGCCCTGCTGCTGGGGCTGGGCCTGTGCGCCTCGCCCGCGCACGCCGCTGGCGGGGAGAGCGCCGAGGAGCAGGCGCGCCGCCACACGCCCAAGACGCTGGACAACGTGCGGGTCACCGGCGCGCGCGCCGAGCCGTCCACCACCACGCGCCTGCCCATCAGCATCCAGGACACGCCGCAGTCGGTGAGCGTGATCGGCCTGCAGCGGCTGGAAGACGAGTCGATGTTCAGCATCAACGATGTGATGCGCAACATCACCGGCGTCAACGTGTCCTTCTGGGACACCCAGCGTCCGCTGTACTTCGCGCGCGGCTTCCAGATCACCGACTTCCAGGTCGACAGCCTGCCGACCTACAGCGGCTCGACCAACCAGGAATACGACACCGCCTTCTACGACCGCATCGAGGTCATCCGCGGCGCCAACGGCCTGCTCAGCGGCGCCGGCATCCCCTCGGCCACGGTCAACCTGCTGCGCAAGCGCCCGGGCCGCGACTTCGATGCGGCGGTCACCGCCAGCGTGGGCAGCTGGGACTTCCGCCGCGCGCAGGCCGACGTCAACCTGCCGCTGACCAAAGACGGGCGCTTCCGCAGCCGCTGGGTCGGCGCCTGGACCGACCGCGACTATTACTACGACCGCTACGAAGAGAACAAGAAGGCCGGCATGGCCGTGCTGGAAGGCGACCTGACCGACAGCACGACGGTCACGGTCGGCTACCAGATCCAGGACAACAACCCGACCGGTTCGACCTGGGGCACGGTGCCGTTCTTCACCGCCGATGGCGCCAGCGCCCACCTCTCGCGCTCGACCAACTTCTCGCCGGCCTGGACGCGCTGGCAGCGCCAGACCCGCACCGCCTTCGCCAATCTGGAGCAGCGCTTCGGCGAGGACTGGCTGCTGAGGGTGAACTCGGCGCACACCAAGGGCCAGGTGCAGAGCCTGCGCGTCTACGGCAGCGGCTACCCGGACCCGGTCACCGGCGCCGGCACCTATCTGCAGGCCAGCGCCGGCGAAACGAACGACACCCGCGATGCGCTGGACGTGTATCTGTCGGGCAAGTTCGCGCTGTTCGGCCGGACCCACGATGTGGTGGTCGGCGGCAGCTGGCAGGATCTGCAGTCCACCACGCCCGGCGTCGCTTTGGTGTATCCGAGCGACTGGCAGATGATCGCCACGCCGTATGGCGATGCGATGGGCTTCAACGTGCCCGATCTGTACGACTGGGACGGCAGCGCCGGCGCACTGACCTATCGCCGCACCGGCGCCTGGCGCCAGGCCCGCACCACCCAGCGCGGCGTCTACGCCTCGGCGCGACTGCGCCTGGCAGAGCCGCTGTCGCTGATCGCCGGCGCGCGCCTGAGCTCGTGGGAAACGCGCACCCGCGCCTACAACGCCGCCGGCGCTTACGCCGGCACCAGCGGCCGCTACAAGGTCAGCGACGAGGTCACGCCCTACGTGGGCCTGGTGTACGACCTGGCGCCGGACGTGTCGCTCTACGCCAGCTACACCGAGATCTTCAATCCGCAGAACTACAAGGACAGGAACGACAACCTGCTGGCGCCGGTGCAGGGCTCCAACCTGGAAGCCGGCCTCAAGGCGCAGCTGTTCGACGGCCGCGCCATGGCGACCGCCGCGGTGTTCGAGGCCAAGCAGGACAACTACGCGGTTTTGGACACCACCCAGCCGCCGAACTCGCTGCCCGACGGCAGTTCGGCCTACATCGGCGTCAACGGCACCAAGAGCCGCGGCTGGGAAGTGGACTTCAACGGCGAGCTGCTGCCCGGCTGGACGCTCAACGCCGGCTACACCCACGTCAAGGTGACCCGCGCGCCGACCGACGCCATCTACGCCAACCTGCCCGAGGACTATCTGCAGCTGTCCACGCAGTGGCGCCTGCCGGGCCGCTGGGATCGCCTGAGCCTGGGCGGCGGCGTGAGCTGGCAGAGCAAGGTGCAGGGCTTCAACATCGAGCGTCCCAACGGCGACGGCAGCACCACGCCGGTGACGGTCACCCAGGGCGCCTACACGCTGGTCCACCTCAACGCCAACCTGCGCATCAACGCGCAGTGGACCGCGACACTGTCGGTGCGCAACGCGCTGGACAAGACCTACTGGGCCAACCTGGACTACAACAACTACGGCGAGCCGCGCTTCGTCTCGGCGAGCCTGCGGTGGCGGTTCTGA
- a CDS encoding patatin-like phospholipase family protein, with protein MPASRLTCLLLTVCVTLLSACGGEAVKTPPPATTVVPPPAVTARPVVIGIALGGGAAKGFAHIGVIKMLEANGIRPDVVAGTSAGSVVGALYASGMDVFQMQSKAVALDESTIRDVRLFSGGLVQGRALQDYVNAQVGKAPIQKLKKPFVAVATRLEDGERTMFNRGDTGQAVRASSSVPGVFEPVEIGKWHYVDGGVVSPVPVDAARQLGADFVIAVDISSKASGKNPGDLLGTLNQSITIMGQRAGQQELARADVVVRPKVNEIGAADFSQRNAAILEGEKAALAVMPQIKARLAQLQHERAAAAAAAAAPKPAPCVEPTRLQRLTFRGTPCPAK; from the coding sequence ATGCCTGCTTCGCGCCTGACCTGCCTGCTGCTGACCGTCTGCGTCACCCTGCTTTCGGCCTGCGGCGGCGAGGCGGTCAAGACGCCGCCGCCGGCCACCACCGTGGTGCCGCCGCCGGCGGTCACCGCCAGGCCGGTGGTGATCGGCATCGCGCTGGGCGGCGGGGCGGCCAAGGGCTTCGCGCACATCGGCGTGATCAAGATGCTGGAGGCCAACGGCATCCGCCCCGACGTGGTCGCCGGCACCAGCGCCGGCAGCGTGGTCGGCGCGCTGTACGCAAGCGGCATGGACGTGTTCCAGATGCAGAGCAAGGCGGTGGCGCTGGACGAATCGACCATCCGCGATGTGCGCCTGTTCTCCGGCGGCCTGGTGCAGGGGCGCGCGCTGCAGGACTACGTCAATGCGCAGGTGGGCAAGGCGCCGATCCAGAAGCTGAAGAAGCCTTTCGTCGCGGTCGCCACGCGCCTGGAGGACGGCGAGCGCACGATGTTCAACCGCGGCGACACCGGCCAGGCGGTGCGTGCGTCGAGCAGTGTGCCGGGCGTGTTCGAGCCGGTGGAGATCGGCAAGTGGCACTACGTCGATGGCGGCGTGGTCAGCCCGGTGCCGGTGGATGCGGCCAGGCAACTGGGCGCGGACTTCGTCATCGCCGTGGACATCTCCAGCAAGGCCAGCGGCAAGAATCCGGGCGACCTGCTGGGCACGCTCAACCAGTCGATCACCATCATGGGCCAGCGCGCCGGCCAGCAGGAACTTGCGCGCGCCGACGTGGTGGTGCGGCCCAAGGTCAACGAGATCGGCGCGGCCGATTTCAGCCAGCGCAACGCGGCCATCCTGGAAGGCGAGAAGGCCGCGCTGGCGGTGATGCCGCAGATCAAGGCGCGCCTGGCCCAGCTGCAGCACGAACGCGCGGCTGCCGCGGCGGCGGCCGCGGCGCCGAAGCCGGCGCCGTGCGTGGAGCCTACGCGACTGCAGCGACTGACGTTCCGCGGGACGCCTTGCCCGGCGAAGTGA
- a CDS encoding arsenic transporter, whose amino-acid sequence MLALAIFVVTLVLVIWQPRGLGIGWSALAGATVALATGVVGWHDVGTVWGIVWDATFTFVALIVISLLMDEAGFFAWAALHVARWGGGAGRRLFPLVVLLGAAIAAVFANDGAALLLTPIVLAILLRLDFPPAGALAFTVACGFIADTASLPLVVSNLVNIVTATYFEIAFGRYAAVMVPVNLVSVGATLGVLWLWCRRDMPATYGIDRLEPPRQAIRDEVVFRAAFPLLALLLLAYFVTGPLGVPVALVTGAAALLLLAIAGRWASGGRGATVALGKVLRGAPWQIVLFSLGMYLIVYGLGRAWLTEAARALLVWLAAQGTFVATVGTGFAVAGLASLMNNMPATLVSALAIDAANVPAQTRELMIYASVVGNDLGPKLTPIGSLATLLWLHVLAGKGQRITWAQYMKVGLVLTPPVLLATLLALWLWLPVVRGH is encoded by the coding sequence ATGCTTGCCCTCGCGATCTTCGTCGTCACCCTCGTCCTTGTGATCTGGCAGCCGCGCGGGCTGGGGATCGGCTGGTCCGCGCTCGCCGGCGCCACCGTCGCGTTGGCCACCGGCGTGGTCGGCTGGCACGACGTCGGCACGGTCTGGGGCATCGTGTGGGACGCGACCTTCACCTTCGTCGCTCTGATCGTGATCTCGCTGCTCATGGACGAGGCCGGGTTCTTCGCCTGGGCGGCGCTGCATGTCGCCCGCTGGGGCGGCGGCGCTGGCCGCAGGCTGTTTCCGCTGGTCGTGCTGCTCGGGGCGGCAATCGCCGCGGTGTTCGCCAACGATGGTGCGGCGCTGCTGCTGACGCCAATCGTGCTGGCGATCCTACTGCGGCTGGACTTCCCGCCAGCCGGCGCGCTGGCCTTCACCGTGGCCTGCGGCTTCATCGCCGACACGGCAAGCCTGCCGCTGGTGGTGTCCAACCTGGTCAACATCGTCACGGCCACCTACTTCGAGATCGCGTTCGGTCGCTACGCCGCCGTGATGGTGCCGGTGAACCTGGTCTCGGTCGGTGCCACGCTGGGGGTGCTGTGGCTGTGGTGCCGACGCGACATGCCCGCCACGTACGGCATCGATCGTCTGGAGCCGCCGCGCCAGGCGATCCGCGACGAAGTGGTGTTCCGCGCCGCCTTCCCGCTGCTGGCCCTGCTGCTTCTGGCCTATTTCGTCACCGGCCCGCTGGGCGTGCCGGTCGCGCTGGTCACCGGCGCCGCGGCACTGCTGCTCCTGGCGATCGCTGGCCGCTGGGCGTCCGGCGGTCGCGGCGCGACGGTCGCGCTGGGCAAGGTGCTGCGCGGTGCGCCGTGGCAGATCGTGCTGTTCTCGCTCGGTATGTATCTGATCGTCTACGGCCTGGGCCGTGCCTGGCTCACGGAGGCGGCGCGCGCGCTCCTGGTGTGGCTGGCGGCGCAAGGCACGTTCGTGGCCACGGTCGGCACGGGCTTCGCCGTGGCCGGGCTCGCCTCGCTCATGAACAACATGCCGGCGACGCTGGTCAGCGCGCTGGCCATCGACGCGGCCAATGTCCCCGCGCAGACGCGCGAGCTGATGATCTACGCCAGCGTGGTCGGCAACGATCTGGGGCCCAAGCTCACGCCGATCGGCTCGCTGGCGACCCTGCTGTGGCTGCACGTGCTGGCCGGCAAGGGCCAGCGGATCACGTGGGCGCAGTACATGAAGGTCGGGCTTGTCCTGACGCCTCCCGTGCTGCTGGCCACCCTCTTGGCCCTGTGGCTCTGGCTCCCGGTCGTGCGCGGGCACTGA
- the arsC gene encoding arsenate reductase (glutaredoxin) (This arsenate reductase requires both glutathione and glutaredoxin to convert arsenate to arsenite, after which the efflux transporter formed by ArsA and ArsB can extrude the arsenite from the cell, providing resistance.): MRITIYHNPACGTSRNTLAMIRESGETPEVIEYLRTPPTREALVALIAAMDISPRALLREKGTPYAELGLDEPSLTDDQLLDAMMAHPILINRPIVVSEKGVALCRPSERVLALLANPVARFTKEDGEVVTVPTTPA; the protein is encoded by the coding sequence ATGCGCATCACCATCTACCACAACCCGGCCTGCGGCACTTCGCGCAACACGCTGGCCATGATCCGGGAGTCGGGCGAGACGCCCGAGGTCATCGAGTACCTGCGGACACCGCCCACGCGCGAGGCGCTGGTTGCGCTGATCGCGGCCATGGACATCAGCCCGCGTGCGCTGCTGCGCGAGAAGGGCACGCCCTACGCCGAGCTCGGCCTAGACGAACCGTCGCTGACCGACGACCAGCTCCTGGACGCGATGATGGCGCATCCCATCCTGATCAATCGGCCCATCGTGGTCAGCGAGAAGGGCGTGGCGCTGTGTCGGCCTTCCGAGCGCGTGCTGGCGCTGCTGGCCAATCCCGTCGCTCGCTTCACCAAGGAAGACGGAGAGGTCGTGACCGTGCCCACGACGCCGGCATGA
- a CDS encoding helix-turn-helix domain-containing protein, with protein sequence MNDDSAVSALAALAHADRLTAFRLLVKAGPEGVASGDIAEALSIPPTRMSFHLATLERAGLVRAWRDGRRVRYAASYEDMRQLLAFLTDDCCSGNPAICGDLLGLASACTPQRRA encoded by the coding sequence ATGAACGATGATTCCGCCGTTTCCGCCCTGGCTGCCCTAGCGCATGCCGATCGATTGACCGCCTTCCGCCTACTGGTGAAAGCCGGTCCGGAAGGCGTGGCGTCCGGAGACATCGCCGAAGCGCTGTCCATCCCGCCCACGCGCATGAGTTTCCACCTGGCGACGCTGGAGCGGGCCGGCCTGGTGCGCGCGTGGCGCGACGGTCGGCGCGTGCGCTACGCGGCCAGCTACGAGGACATGCGCCAGCTGCTGGCCTTTCTCACCGACGACTGCTGCTCCGGCAACCCGGCCATCTGCGGCGACCTGCTCGGGCTTGCGTCTGCCTGCACCCCGCAGCGCCGCGCGTGA
- a CDS encoding TIGR00266 family protein, producing the protein MSSWYFLTGTEQTRSGPFDDAAAQAFARGNPSALAWREGLSGWQPVGTLAELGGSASPSNMPPPPTGAGRSDDIDFRIVGHDMQFVEVELDPGESAVAEAGALMFKDASVQMDTVFGDGRTSGAGGGFMDKLLAAGKRVVTGESLFTTVYTHTGSGKAKVAFAAPYPGTVVPLKLSEHGGRLICQKDSFLAGARGVSLGIAFQRKILTGLFGGEGFIMQKLEGDGWVFVHAGGTVVERELAAGERIDVDTGCVVAYHGGVDMDIRRVAGIKSMFFGGEGVFLATLTGPGKVWLQSLPFSRMAGRMLQAAPQGGGQARGEGSVLGGLGRILDGDNNF; encoded by the coding sequence ATGAGCAGCTGGTACTTCCTCACCGGCACCGAGCAGACCCGCTCGGGCCCGTTCGACGATGCGGCCGCGCAGGCCTTCGCCCGCGGCAACCCGTCCGCGCTGGCCTGGCGCGAGGGCCTGTCGGGTTGGCAGCCGGTCGGGACCCTGGCCGAACTGGGCGGCAGCGCCTCGCCGTCGAACATGCCGCCGCCGCCGACCGGGGCAGGGCGTTCGGACGACATCGATTTCCGCATCGTCGGCCACGACATGCAGTTCGTCGAAGTGGAGCTGGACCCGGGCGAGAGCGCGGTGGCCGAGGCCGGCGCGCTGATGTTCAAGGACGCGTCGGTGCAGATGGACACGGTCTTCGGCGATGGCCGCACCAGCGGCGCCGGCGGCGGCTTCATGGACAAGCTGCTGGCCGCGGGCAAGCGCGTGGTCACCGGCGAAAGCCTGTTCACCACCGTCTACACGCACACCGGCAGCGGCAAGGCCAAGGTCGCCTTCGCCGCGCCGTATCCCGGCACCGTGGTGCCGCTGAAGCTGTCTGAACACGGCGGTCGCCTGATCTGCCAGAAGGACAGCTTCCTGGCCGGCGCGCGCGGGGTGTCGCTGGGCATCGCCTTCCAGCGCAAGATCCTCACCGGCCTGTTCGGCGGCGAGGGCTTCATCATGCAGAAGCTCGAGGGCGACGGCTGGGTGTTCGTCCACGCCGGCGGCACGGTGGTCGAACGCGAACTGGCCGCCGGCGAGCGCATAGACGTGGACACCGGCTGCGTGGTCGCCTACCACGGTGGCGTGGACATGGACATCCGCCGCGTCGCGGGCATCAAGAGCATGTTCTTCGGTGGCGAGGGCGTGTTCCTGGCCACGCTGACCGGCCCGGGCAAGGTCTGGCTGCAGTCGCTGCCGTTCTCGCGCATGGCCGGCCGCATGCTGCAGGCGGCCCCGCAGGGCGGCGGCCAGGCCCGCGGCGAAGGCTCGGTGCTGGGCGGGCTGGGTCGCATCCTGGATGGGGACAACAACTTCTGA